In Vibrio sp. 10N, the following proteins share a genomic window:
- the aspS gene encoding aspartate--tRNA ligase, producing MRSHYCGHLNKSLAGQTVELCGWVNRRRDLGGLIFIDMRDREGIVQVVVDPDMADAYEVANQLRNEFCIKLTGEVRVRPESQVNKDMATGEVEILAKGLEIINRSDVLPLDFNQTNTEEQRLKYRYIDLRRPEMSDRIKLRAKASSFVRRFLDDNGFLDIETPVLTKATPEGARDYLVPSRVHKGSFYALPQSPQLFKQLLMMSGFDRYYQIVKCFRDEDLRADRQPEFTQIDIETSFMSADQVREVTEKMVRDMWQELLNVDLGQFPVMPFSEAIRRFGSDKPDLRNPLELVDVADLVKDVEFKVFSGPANDEKGRVAVIRVPGGAKLTRKQIDSYAEYVGIYGAKGLAWMKVNDRAAGMEGIQSPVAKFLNEEVINGILERTEAESGDIILFGADKANTVAEAMGALRLKIGKDLELTDESKWAPLWVVDFPMFEEDDEGNLHAMHHPFTSPLGMTAEELKANPAAANSNAYDMVLNGYEVGGGSVRIHNAEMQAAVFEILGIDAEEQREKFGFLLDALKFGTPPHAGLAFGLDRLVMLLCGTENIRDVIAFPKTTAAACLLTDAPSAANPAALEELAIAVTAAKEKKDA from the coding sequence ATGCGTAGCCATTACTGTGGTCACCTGAACAAGTCCCTTGCAGGACAAACTGTAGAACTGTGCGGCTGGGTAAACCGTCGTCGTGATTTAGGCGGTCTTATCTTTATTGATATGCGAGATCGTGAAGGTATCGTTCAGGTTGTTGTTGATCCAGATATGGCTGATGCGTATGAAGTAGCGAACCAACTTCGTAACGAATTCTGCATCAAGCTAACTGGTGAAGTTCGTGTACGTCCAGAGAGCCAAGTAAACAAAGACATGGCAACAGGTGAAGTAGAGATCCTTGCAAAAGGTCTTGAGATCATCAACCGTAGCGACGTGCTACCTCTAGACTTCAACCAAACGAACACTGAAGAGCAACGTCTGAAGTACCGTTACATCGACCTACGTCGTCCAGAGATGAGCGATCGTATTAAACTTCGTGCAAAAGCATCTAGCTTTGTTCGTCGTTTCCTAGATGACAACGGCTTTCTAGACATCGAAACGCCAGTACTGACTAAAGCAACGCCAGAAGGTGCTCGTGACTACCTAGTACCAAGCCGCGTTCACAAAGGTTCGTTCTACGCACTTCCTCAGTCTCCACAGCTATTCAAACAGCTACTGATGATGTCTGGTTTTGACCGTTACTACCAAATCGTTAAGTGTTTCCGTGATGAAGACTTGCGTGCTGACCGTCAACCAGAATTCACTCAGATCGATATCGAAACGTCATTCATGTCGGCTGACCAAGTACGTGAAGTGACTGAAAAAATGGTTCGCGACATGTGGCAAGAGCTACTGAACGTAGACCTAGGTCAGTTCCCAGTAATGCCATTCTCTGAAGCGATTCGTCGTTTCGGTAGCGACAAGCCAGATCTACGTAACCCACTAGAGCTAGTGGACGTTGCTGATCTAGTGAAAGACGTAGAGTTCAAAGTGTTCTCTGGTCCAGCAAACGACGAGAAAGGTCGCGTAGCGGTTATCCGTGTACCAGGCGGCGCTAAACTGACTCGTAAGCAAATCGACAGCTATGCTGAGTACGTAGGTATCTACGGCGCGAAAGGTCTAGCATGGATGAAGGTTAACGACCGTGCTGCTGGCATGGAAGGTATCCAATCTCCAGTAGCTAAGTTCCTGAACGAAGAAGTGATCAACGGCATTCTTGAGCGCACTGAAGCTGAGTCTGGCGACATCATCCTATTTGGTGCCGACAAAGCAAACACAGTGGCTGAAGCAATGGGCGCGCTACGTCTTAAGATTGGTAAAGATCTTGAGCTTACAGACGAGTCTAAGTGGGCACCACTATGGGTTGTTGACTTCCCAATGTTTGAAGAAGATGACGAGGGTAACCTGCACGCAATGCACCACCCATTCACGTCTCCTCTTGGCATGACAGCGGAAGAGCTAAAAGCGAACCCAGCGGCAGCAAACTCTAACGCATACGACATGGTTCTAAACGGCTATGAAGTCGGCGGTGGCTCTGTTCGTATTCACAACGCAGAAATGCAAGCAGCGGTATTCGAGATCCTAGGTATCGATGCAGAAGAGCAACGTGAGAAGTTCGGCTTCCTACTAGACGCACTGAAGTTCGGTACACCACCACACGCAGGTCTAGCATTCGGTCTTGACCGTCTAGTGATGCTTCTATGTGGTACAGAGAACATCCGTGACGTTATCGCATTCCCGAAAACAACCGCAGCAGCGTGTCTACTAACAGACGCACCAAGCGCAGCAAACCCAGCTGCACTTGAAGAGCTAGCGATTGCAGTAACGGCAGCGAAAGAGAAGAAAGACGCTTAA
- a CDS encoding methyl-accepting chemotaxis protein — MWHNLINNAQSLSRNTLRKAEITAVFTVIALIVGLYSAVKWQSNGHALLFVTSVLLIVLEIVGLAVLRFTKQITLALNIGFLGMVLHAVNIIYQSGGIVDSTQSFWAPLLIVAFYLSASRAMALTWSLGILVVAAWMTYQHTSGFSFPTISLSESKQNVEIWSGMLLPLCVICFAQSFTAKQKEHAIQRAEKAMKESALQAEKASQGEKRMDGMLVAVNESVQELDGVIHQVNTQSSQLNANVHSLGINSASQASAAEEMSQQLEQLSSFTQESVNFMEQVIGQTDAIKQQAESSSEMLNASTEAIANIDNSNQKVVSVIELITSVAEQTNLLALNAAIEAARAGDHGRGFAVVAEQVRELSSKTSNSVEEIRTLISNSQQEIDSGQQTIQTTVKELSQMIEQVQVISTEITDLSHLVTQQNQAIGELDQASSDVARSVTGSKAIAEDIQTISDQLNQQIAEGTELSERLRAAMS; from the coding sequence ATGTGGCATAATTTAATTAATAACGCTCAAAGTCTCTCCCGCAACACACTTCGTAAGGCCGAAATCACCGCAGTGTTTACTGTCATCGCGTTAATTGTCGGTCTATACAGTGCTGTAAAATGGCAATCTAACGGCCATGCATTGCTGTTTGTGACGTCTGTATTGCTCATCGTGCTAGAAATAGTAGGTCTAGCGGTGCTGCGCTTTACTAAGCAAATCACTCTTGCACTCAACATAGGCTTTTTGGGTATGGTGTTACACGCAGTGAACATCATTTATCAAAGCGGCGGAATTGTGGACTCGACCCAATCATTTTGGGCGCCACTGTTGATCGTCGCGTTTTATCTGTCGGCCTCGAGAGCAATGGCTCTGACATGGAGCTTAGGGATCTTGGTCGTAGCGGCATGGATGACCTACCAACATACCAGCGGATTTTCTTTCCCTACTATTTCACTCTCAGAGTCAAAACAGAATGTAGAGATATGGTCTGGGATGCTGTTGCCCCTTTGTGTGATTTGCTTTGCGCAGAGCTTTACCGCAAAACAAAAAGAGCATGCTATTCAACGGGCAGAAAAGGCGATGAAAGAGAGTGCCCTTCAAGCTGAAAAAGCGTCACAAGGTGAAAAACGAATGGATGGCATGCTGGTGGCGGTCAACGAAAGTGTGCAGGAACTGGATGGCGTGATACACCAAGTAAACACTCAGTCGTCGCAGCTCAACGCCAACGTCCACTCTTTGGGGATCAATAGCGCTTCCCAGGCCAGCGCTGCGGAAGAAATGAGCCAGCAGCTTGAGCAGCTCTCTTCCTTTACTCAAGAGTCGGTCAATTTCATGGAGCAGGTGATTGGGCAAACGGACGCCATTAAGCAGCAAGCGGAAAGCAGTTCAGAAATGCTCAACGCGTCGACAGAAGCGATAGCTAATATTGATAACAGTAACCAGAAAGTGGTCTCAGTGATCGAGCTGATAACCTCAGTGGCTGAACAAACCAATTTACTTGCACTGAATGCGGCAATTGAAGCGGCGCGAGCCGGGGATCATGGTCGAGGTTTTGCTGTGGTAGCTGAACAGGTGAGGGAGCTGTCGTCGAAAACCAGTAACTCGGTAGAAGAGATCCGCACTTTGATCAGCAATAGCCAGCAAGAGATCGACTCAGGCCAGCAGACCATTCAAACCACGGTGAAAGAGCTCAGTCAAATGATCGAGCAAGTGCAAGTTATCTCAACTGAAATCACCGATCTTAGCCATTTAGTCACGCAGCAAAACCAAGCCATTGGTGAGTTGGACCAAGCGAGTAGCGATGTAGCGCGCTCTGTGACCGGCAGTAAAGCGATAGCGGAAGACATTCAAACCATCAGCGATCAGCTCAATCAACAGATCGCCGAAGGCACGGAACTGTCGGAGCGGCTACGTGCGGCCATGAGCTAA
- a CDS encoding ATP-dependent zinc protease family protein, with protein sequence MYKRLAPLVAIGLLSGCSTINHQELHQNTISAIQESEARLDNKLTNLTLQLSNNADYIDSLETEVIALTKEVEALKQAQLGEDLDEKQSKPLPIIAPKASSSAPVVLGSVEQVHLDILDRSFDARVDTGAVTSSLSASDIQAFERDGKQWVKFKLLEEKSRKGNDRWIEAPVIRYVKIRQSTSEKMERRAVVELWIRVGKIHEKAQFTLADRSQMTHPILLGREFIKDIALVDVSQQYILSSNK encoded by the coding sequence ATGTATAAACGCTTGGCACCTCTTGTCGCCATCGGCCTACTTTCAGGTTGTTCTACAATCAATCACCAAGAACTTCATCAAAACACCATCAGTGCAATTCAAGAATCTGAAGCTCGCCTCGACAACAAACTGACTAACCTCACGCTTCAGTTGAGCAATAACGCAGACTACATTGATAGCTTAGAAACCGAAGTCATCGCCCTCACCAAAGAAGTCGAAGCTTTAAAGCAAGCACAACTTGGCGAAGACCTAGATGAAAAGCAAAGCAAGCCACTACCAATTATCGCACCTAAAGCGTCCTCTTCTGCTCCTGTTGTTTTAGGCTCCGTTGAACAAGTCCATCTTGATATCCTCGACCGCAGTTTTGATGCGCGTGTGGATACCGGCGCTGTGACCTCTTCACTCAGCGCATCAGATATTCAAGCATTCGAAAGAGATGGCAAACAATGGGTGAAATTTAAACTTCTTGAAGAAAAGTCTCGCAAAGGAAACGATCGCTGGATAGAAGCACCGGTAATTCGATATGTGAAGATTCGTCAATCAACCAGTGAAAAAATGGAGCGCAGAGCCGTAGTTGAACTTTGGATCCGTGTTGGAAAAATCCATGAAAAAGCACAATTTACACTGGCAGATCGCTCACAAATGACCCACCCTATATTACTAGGACGAGAATTTATTAAAGATATTGCTTTAGTTGATGTAAGTCAGCAATATATACTTTCATCTAACAAGTAG
- the ruvC gene encoding crossover junction endodeoxyribonuclease RuvC, which produces MSIILGIDPGSRITGYGVIRQQGRHLQYLGSGCIRTSEKELPGRLKQIYAGVSEIITQFQPDVFAIEQVFMAKNADSALKLGQARGSAIVAAVNHDLPVYEYAARLIKQAVVGTGGADKAQVQHMVMAMLKLPSKPQADAADALGVAICHANTNKTLVALAGKATGARKGRYR; this is translated from the coding sequence ATGTCAATTATTTTAGGAATCGACCCTGGCTCACGGATCACAGGCTACGGCGTTATTCGTCAGCAAGGTCGACACTTACAGTATCTGGGGAGCGGGTGTATCCGTACCTCAGAGAAAGAACTACCCGGTCGATTAAAACAAATCTATGCCGGTGTTAGCGAAATCATAACTCAGTTCCAACCGGACGTGTTTGCCATCGAGCAGGTCTTTATGGCAAAAAATGCCGACTCTGCTCTCAAGCTAGGTCAAGCGAGGGGCAGTGCCATTGTAGCTGCGGTGAATCACGACCTTCCTGTCTATGAGTATGCGGCAAGGCTCATCAAGCAAGCCGTTGTGGGGACTGGTGGTGCAGACAAAGCTCAGGTTCAGCACATGGTTATGGCGATGCTGAAATTGCCTTCAAAACCGCAAGCCGATGCTGCCGATGCATTAGGTGTGGCGATTTGTCATGCCAATACTAACAAAACGTTAGTGGCACTGGCGGGTAAAGCGACAGGGGCCAGAAAAGGTCGCTATCGCTAA
- the cmoA gene encoding carboxy-S-adenosyl-L-methionine synthase CmoA produces the protein MQNQDTIFSAPIDKIGDFTFDERVAEVFPDMIQRSVPGYSNIISAIGMLAERFAKPHSTIYDLGCSLGAATLSMRRNISQEGCQIIAVDNSSAMVERCKLHVNAYRSDTPVKVVEADIRHIEIKDASVVVLNFTLQFLSPDDRQALLEKIYAGLRPGGILILSEKYVFEDENSNELLIDLHHDFKRANGYSELEISQKRSAIENVMRPDSISVHKERFKQIGFTSYEVWFQCFNFGSMFAIK, from the coding sequence ATGCAGAATCAAGACACCATTTTCTCTGCTCCTATCGACAAGATTGGTGATTTCACCTTTGATGAGCGAGTAGCGGAAGTCTTCCCGGATATGATCCAGCGTAGTGTACCTGGCTACAGCAATATAATTTCTGCTATTGGTATGCTTGCTGAGCGCTTTGCCAAACCGCACTCTACCATTTACGACTTAGGTTGTTCGTTGGGTGCTGCCACCTTATCGATGCGCCGCAATATCAGCCAAGAAGGCTGCCAAATCATTGCCGTGGATAACTCATCTGCGATGGTTGAACGCTGTAAACTGCACGTTAATGCATATCGCTCAGACACACCGGTAAAGGTTGTGGAAGCCGACATTCGTCATATCGAAATTAAAGATGCCTCGGTTGTGGTGCTTAACTTCACCCTACAGTTCTTATCGCCTGACGATCGCCAAGCGTTACTCGAAAAGATATACGCAGGCCTGCGCCCTGGTGGTATTTTGATCTTGTCAGAGAAGTATGTGTTCGAAGACGAGAACTCCAATGAATTGCTTATCGATTTGCACCACGATTTCAAGCGTGCGAATGGCTACAGCGAGCTGGAAATCAGCCAAAAGCGCAGCGCGATTGAAAATGTGATGCGTCCAGACTCCATCTCGGTTCATAAAGAGCGATTTAAACAGATTGGCTTTACCAGCTACGAAGTCTGGTTCCAATGCTTTAACTTCGGCTCGATGTTCGCCATAAAGTAG
- a CDS encoding DUF72 domain-containing protein — MSEANLRLGLTMWSHNEWQHSFYGKGTKPGERLARYASVFDTVEGNTTFYATPSAKTVASWNDATSDDFRFTFKLPKAITHERMLNQCQDELTAFLQVMAPLHHKVGMWTIQLPSKFSPADLRALQAFCAKFPSEMKLGVEVRHLGFFNKSDEERVFNQWLMEHHIDRIIMDSRPVFSAAPTTAAVIDAHEKKPKVPVHAIATADHPMIRFIGHPEMEANKEFFKPWEKKLAQWLKQGKQPYLMIHTPDNIEAPELAIKLYDQLKTSLAGDITLVDRPTFPCLRDDHQISMF, encoded by the coding sequence ATGAGTGAAGCGAATTTGCGACTTGGGCTAACCATGTGGTCTCACAATGAGTGGCAGCACTCCTTCTATGGCAAAGGCACCAAACCTGGGGAGCGCTTAGCACGCTATGCGTCTGTGTTTGATACAGTAGAAGGCAACACAACGTTTTACGCTACGCCAAGCGCAAAGACCGTCGCTAGTTGGAATGATGCCACCTCCGATGATTTTCGTTTCACCTTTAAACTCCCTAAGGCGATTACCCATGAGCGAATGCTTAACCAATGCCAAGACGAGCTCACGGCTTTCTTACAGGTGATGGCACCTTTGCACCACAAAGTCGGCATGTGGACGATTCAGTTGCCGAGCAAGTTTTCACCCGCTGACCTCCGTGCCTTACAAGCGTTCTGTGCTAAGTTTCCATCTGAAATGAAACTTGGCGTTGAAGTGAGGCATTTGGGCTTTTTCAATAAATCCGATGAAGAGCGAGTGTTTAATCAATGGCTGATGGAGCATCACATCGACCGCATTATCATGGATTCTCGCCCCGTTTTTTCCGCAGCTCCCACAACAGCAGCCGTCATTGATGCTCACGAGAAAAAACCTAAAGTGCCTGTGCACGCCATTGCCACCGCGGATCATCCAATGATCCGCTTTATTGGCCACCCTGAGATGGAGGCCAATAAAGAGTTTTTTAAACCATGGGAGAAGAAGTTGGCACAGTGGCTCAAACAAGGTAAGCAACCCTATTTAATGATCCACACCCCCGATAATATAGAAGCGCCGGAACTCGCAATAAAGCTGTATGACCAACTGAAAACATCGTTAGCTGGCGACATTACTTTAGTTGATAGGCCGACATTTCCTTGTCTTCGAGATGACCATCAAATCTCTATGTTTTAG
- the ruvA gene encoding Holliday junction branch migration protein RuvA → MIGRLRGTLIEKQPPELLIEVGGVGYEVQMPMSCFYELPEIGQEAIIYTHFVVREDAQLLYGFNTVRERALFREVIKANGVGPKLGLGILSGMSASQFVACVEREDISTLVKLPGVGKKTAERLVVEMKDRLKGWGAGDLFTPATDAAPMDSVGAMSSESAEEEAVSALLALGYKPTQASKVVSQVAKPDMTSEALIREALRAMV, encoded by the coding sequence GTGATAGGACGACTGCGTGGCACGCTAATCGAAAAGCAACCCCCTGAACTACTGATTGAAGTGGGTGGCGTCGGGTACGAAGTGCAAATGCCGATGAGCTGCTTTTACGAGCTGCCAGAAATTGGTCAAGAAGCCATTATCTACACCCACTTTGTCGTCCGTGAAGACGCGCAACTGCTTTACGGATTCAATACCGTTCGTGAACGTGCACTGTTCCGTGAAGTGATAAAAGCTAACGGTGTCGGTCCTAAACTAGGTCTGGGTATCCTATCTGGCATGTCCGCCAGCCAATTTGTCGCATGCGTTGAGCGTGAAGACATTTCTACTTTAGTCAAACTGCCAGGCGTTGGTAAGAAAACGGCTGAGCGTCTTGTGGTTGAAATGAAAGATCGCCTGAAAGGGTGGGGTGCTGGTGATCTGTTCACGCCTGCGACCGATGCTGCACCAATGGATAGCGTTGGTGCGATGTCTAGCGAGAGTGCTGAAGAAGAAGCGGTGAGCGCACTTCTGGCGTTGGGTTATAAACCAACACAAGCATCCAAAGTGGTTTCCCAAGTGGCGAAGCCTGATATGACCAGCGAAGCGCTGATCCGTGAAGCGCTGCGTGCTATGGTTTAA
- the ruvB gene encoding Holliday junction branch migration DNA helicase RuvB, which translates to MIEADRLIAPENPVFRDEDVIDRAIRPKKLADYEGQEHVSDQMEIFIKAAQLRNEALDHLLIFGPPGLGKTTLANIVANEMDVNIRTTSGPVLEKAGDLAALLTNLEENDVLFIDEIHRLSPMVEEVLYPAMEDYQLDIMIGEGPAARSIKIDLPPFTLIGATTRAGSLTSPLRDRFGIVQRLEYYKIADLQNIVQRSARCLGLSMDPEGALEIARRARGTPRIANRLLRRVRDYAEVKGDGHICAEIADKALNMLDVDNQGFDYMDRKLLLAIMEKFSGGPVGLDNLAAAIGEEKDTIEDVIEPYLIQQGYLQRTPRGRIASDRAYLHFGIDKA; encoded by the coding sequence ATGATTGAAGCTGATCGCTTAATCGCACCAGAAAATCCGGTTTTTCGTGATGAAGACGTCATCGATAGAGCCATTCGTCCTAAGAAGCTGGCTGACTATGAAGGTCAGGAGCACGTTAGTGACCAGATGGAAATTTTCATCAAAGCTGCCCAGCTACGTAACGAAGCGCTCGATCACCTGTTGATATTCGGACCTCCAGGTCTGGGTAAAACCACGCTGGCGAATATCGTAGCTAATGAAATGGACGTCAACATCCGTACCACTTCTGGCCCAGTGTTAGAAAAAGCGGGCGACCTTGCGGCGCTATTGACCAACCTCGAAGAAAACGATGTGTTGTTTATCGATGAGATCCACCGCTTAAGCCCGATGGTTGAAGAGGTACTGTATCCGGCGATGGAAGATTACCAGTTAGATATCATGATTGGTGAAGGACCTGCGGCGCGTTCTATTAAAATCGATTTGCCGCCGTTTACGCTGATTGGTGCAACGACGCGGGCAGGATCATTGACATCACCGCTTCGTGACCGATTTGGTATTGTTCAGCGTCTTGAATACTACAAGATTGCTGACCTACAAAATATCGTGCAGCGCAGTGCTCGATGCTTGGGACTGTCGATGGACCCAGAAGGGGCGCTAGAAATTGCTCGACGTGCTCGTGGTACACCACGTATTGCCAACCGTCTACTGCGTCGCGTCCGCGATTACGCAGAAGTCAAAGGTGATGGCCATATCTGTGCTGAGATTGCCGATAAAGCGCTCAACATGCTAGATGTCGATAACCAAGGCTTCGATTACATGGATAGAAAGTTGCTGCTTGCGATTATGGAGAAGTTTTCTGGTGGTCCTGTCGGTCTCGATAACCTTGCTGCGGCGATCGGCGAAGAGAAAGACACCATCGAAGATGTGATTGAGCCTTACCTTATTCAGCAAGGCTACCTGCAACGAACTCCCCGAGGGCGTATCGCCTCAGACAGAGCCTATCTGCATTTTGGGATTGATAAAGCTTAA
- the cmoB gene encoding tRNA 5-methoxyuridine(34)/uridine 5-oxyacetic acid(34) synthase CmoB, which translates to MFNFANFYQLIAQDTKLQPWLNILPQQLTDWQNAEHGDFDRWLRALAKIPTGQPDNVELKSEVSLANNDPLAMGEMKKLENLLRTFHPWRKGPYRVHDIHIDTEWRSDWKWDRVLPHISPLKNRSVLDVGCGNGYHMWRMLGEGARLCVGIDPSHLFLVQFEAIRKLMGGDQRAHLLPLGIEQLPELQAFDTVFSMGVLYHRRSPLDHLIQLKNQLVAGGELVLETLVIEGDENAVLVPVDRYAQMRNVYFFPSARALKVWLEKVGFVNVRIVDENVTTTDEQRTTGWMTHNSLPEYLDPNDPSKTVEGYPAPRRAVLVAENPSK; encoded by the coding sequence ATGTTTAACTTTGCTAATTTTTATCAGCTCATCGCTCAAGACACTAAGCTTCAGCCTTGGCTCAACATCCTGCCTCAGCAACTTACCGACTGGCAGAATGCCGAGCATGGTGACTTTGACCGTTGGTTACGCGCCCTGGCGAAAATCCCGACTGGCCAGCCTGATAACGTTGAACTGAAATCGGAAGTGTCATTGGCAAACAATGACCCTCTGGCGATGGGTGAAATGAAAAAGCTGGAAAACCTGCTGCGCACCTTCCACCCATGGCGCAAAGGCCCATACCGTGTTCATGACATTCATATCGACACAGAATGGCGCTCTGACTGGAAATGGGACCGCGTACTTCCACACATTTCACCGCTGAAGAACCGCTCTGTTCTGGACGTAGGTTGCGGTAATGGCTATCACATGTGGCGCATGCTAGGTGAAGGCGCGCGCTTATGTGTCGGTATTGACCCTTCACATCTCTTCCTAGTGCAGTTCGAAGCCATCCGTAAGCTTATGGGCGGTGACCAACGTGCACATCTATTGCCTCTGGGCATTGAGCAGCTACCGGAACTGCAAGCGTTCGATACTGTATTCAGTATGGGCGTTCTGTACCATCGCCGCTCACCACTCGATCACCTGATCCAATTGAAGAACCAACTGGTTGCTGGCGGTGAATTGGTGCTTGAAACCTTGGTGATTGAAGGCGACGAAAATGCGGTACTCGTGCCTGTCGATCGTTACGCCCAAATGCGTAATGTGTACTTTTTCCCATCGGCACGCGCACTTAAGGTATGGTTAGAAAAGGTTGGGTTTGTCAACGTACGCATCGTTGATGAAAACGTGACAACGACGGATGAGCAACGCACGACAGGCTGGATGACTCACAATTCACTGCCGGAGTATTTGGATCCTAACGACCCAAGCAAAACCGTAGAAGGTTACCCTGCACCACGACGTGCCGTGTTAGTTGCTGAAAATCCGAGCAAATAA
- the cydA gene encoding cytochrome ubiquinol oxidase subunit I, with the protein MIDVVDLSRLQFAITAMYHFLFVPLTLGMAFLLAIMESLYVMTNKQIYKDMTKFWGKLFGINFALGVATGLTMEFQFGTNWSYYSHYVGDIFGAPLAIEALVAFFLESTFVGLFFFGWDRLSKRQHLAVTWLVALGSNFSALWILVANGWMQHPVGAEFNFETMRMEMVSFAEVVLNPVAQVKFVHTVASGYTTGAMFVLGISAYYLLKGRDVAFARRSFAIAASFGMASILSVIVLGDESGYELGDVQKVKLAAIEAEWHTEPAPAAFTVFGLPNQDKMETDFALKIPYVMGIIATRSIDTPVQGLRDLREEHVDRIRNGMYAYELLEKLRAGERTDANLEAFDDVKQDLGYGLLLKRYTDKVVDATEDQIQAAADDSIPTVWPLFWSFRIMVACGFIMLFVFGAAFIQTCRQKIEQKKWILKAALFSIPLPWIAVEAGWFVAEFGRQPWAVGEILPVHVAASALTASQIWTSLFAIIALYTVFLIAEVYLMVKFARKGPSSLKTGRYHFEQNVETVENKVSRQVEA; encoded by the coding sequence ATGATAGACGTTGTTGATCTGTCGAGATTGCAATTTGCAATTACGGCAATGTATCACTTCTTGTTCGTTCCATTGACTCTCGGTATGGCATTCTTACTTGCCATCATGGAGTCCCTCTACGTAATGACCAACAAGCAAATCTACAAGGACATGACCAAGTTCTGGGGTAAGCTATTTGGTATTAACTTCGCACTAGGTGTGGCTACTGGCCTAACCATGGAATTCCAGTTTGGTACGAACTGGTCCTACTATTCCCATTACGTGGGTGATATTTTCGGTGCGCCGCTGGCGATCGAAGCCCTCGTTGCCTTCTTCCTCGAATCCACCTTTGTCGGACTCTTCTTCTTCGGATGGGATAGGCTTTCAAAACGTCAACACTTAGCGGTTACCTGGTTGGTTGCGCTTGGTTCTAACTTCTCAGCACTTTGGATCCTTGTGGCGAACGGTTGGATGCAGCACCCAGTGGGCGCAGAGTTCAACTTCGAAACCATGCGTATGGAAATGGTTAGCTTCGCAGAAGTGGTACTCAACCCAGTTGCTCAAGTTAAGTTTGTACACACAGTAGCATCAGGCTATACCACAGGTGCGATGTTCGTACTGGGTATCAGTGCTTACTACCTACTGAAAGGCCGTGATGTGGCGTTTGCGCGTCGTTCATTCGCGATTGCAGCGTCATTCGGTATGGCTTCTATCCTTTCTGTTATCGTTCTTGGTGACGAATCTGGTTACGAGCTTGGTGATGTACAGAAAGTGAAGCTAGCAGCAATCGAAGCAGAGTGGCACACAGAGCCGGCTCCAGCAGCGTTTACTGTGTTTGGTCTTCCAAACCAAGACAAGATGGAAACCGACTTCGCGCTTAAGATCCCATACGTAATGGGTATCATCGCAACACGTTCTATCGACACACCAGTTCAAGGTCTTCGTGACCTACGTGAAGAGCACGTGGATCGTATCCGTAACGGTATGTACGCGTACGAACTCCTAGAAAAACTGCGTGCAGGCGAGCGTACAGACGCAAACCTAGAAGCGTTTGACGACGTGAAGCAAGACCTTGGTTACGGTCTACTGCTTAAGCGTTACACCGACAAGGTGGTTGATGCGACAGAAGATCAAATCCAAGCAGCAGCGGATGATTCTATCCCAACAGTTTGGCCACTATTCTGGTCGTTCCGTATCATGGTTGCGTGTGGCTTCATCATGCTATTCGTATTTGGTGCGGCGTTCATTCAGACATGTCGTCAGAAAATTGAACAGAAAAAATGGATCCTTAAAGCGGCACTATTCAGCATTCCACTACCATGGATTGCCGTAGAAGCCGGCTGGTTTGTTGCTGAATTTGGTCGTCAGCCATGGGCCGTAGGTGAAATCCTGCCTGTACACGTGGCAGCATCAGCCCTGACAGCGAGTCAGATCTGGACATCCCTATTCGCAATCATCGCTCTATACACGGTGTTCCTAATTGCCGAAGTTTACCTAATGGTGAAATTTGCACGCAAAGGCCCAAGTAGCTTGAAGACAGGTCGCTACCACTTCGAACAAAACGTCGAAACGGTAGAGAACAAA